A region from the Streptomyces tsukubensis genome encodes:
- a CDS encoding SigE family RNA polymerase sigma factor, whose amino-acid sequence MGFTEFVAQRSGALFRTAYALTGDVHVAEDLVQETLERACRQWRKVAVADSPEAYVRKVLVNLANDRWRRLSRRGERPGLSGVPETADPRDRFGQVDLRAELIEALLGLPMGMRSVVVLYYLHDLDARQVADVLDISSSAVRSQLARGLAKLRDSVSGAQAPHTPSAAFGGTK is encoded by the coding sequence ATCGGATTCACGGAGTTCGTCGCACAGCGGTCGGGAGCGTTGTTCCGCACCGCGTATGCGCTGACCGGTGACGTGCACGTGGCCGAGGATCTGGTGCAGGAGACGCTGGAGCGGGCGTGCCGACAGTGGCGGAAGGTCGCGGTGGCGGACTCGCCGGAGGCGTACGTGCGCAAAGTGCTGGTCAACCTGGCCAACGACCGCTGGCGGCGGCTGTCGCGCCGGGGCGAGCGCCCCGGGCTGTCGGGGGTGCCCGAGACGGCCGACCCCCGGGACCGGTTCGGGCAGGTGGATCTGCGCGCGGAACTGATCGAGGCACTGCTCGGGCTGCCGATGGGCATGCGCAGCGTGGTGGTCCTGTACTACCTGCACGATCTGGACGCCCGGCAGGTCGCCGACGTCCTGGACATCTCTTCGAGTGCGGTGAGGTCCCAGCTCGCCCGCGGCCTGGCCAAGCTGCGCGATTCCGTATCGGGCGCCCAGGCGCCGCACACGCCGTCGGCCGCTTTCGGAGGTACGAAGTGA
- a CDS encoding PASTA domain-containing protein has protein sequence MRNTSSGPAPFEPGLEAELRAAVASFADGPTAPVVDAAAIERAVSRSRTRRALLGTAAACCVLACATVGFFALKPVPPAPGASPSLSPPANGACTPLATGTPKSGSADATPTQEQEQTAGAGIALPDLAGMPVEQAGSLLRGLGLSCTIMRHTDWNAPAGQVISSQPRGGAKPVAPGSSVLLLVSTGKPGGT, from the coding sequence GTGAGGAACACGTCGTCCGGACCGGCCCCGTTCGAGCCGGGCCTCGAAGCCGAGCTGCGTGCCGCGGTGGCCTCCTTCGCCGACGGGCCGACGGCGCCGGTCGTCGACGCGGCCGCGATCGAGCGAGCCGTCAGCCGCAGCCGCACCCGCCGGGCGCTCCTCGGCACCGCTGCGGCGTGCTGCGTGCTGGCGTGCGCCACGGTGGGGTTCTTCGCGCTGAAGCCCGTGCCGCCCGCGCCCGGCGCCTCCCCGTCCCTGTCCCCACCGGCGAACGGGGCGTGCACCCCGCTCGCCACCGGCACCCCCAAGAGCGGAAGCGCCGATGCGACTCCGACACAGGAGCAGGAGCAGACCGCGGGAGCGGGCATCGCGCTGCCGGACCTGGCCGGCATGCCGGTCGAACAGGCCGGAAGCCTGCTGCGCGGACTCGGACTGAGCTGCACGATCATGCGGCACACGGACTGGAACGCTCCCGCCGGGCAGGTGATCAGCAGTCAGCCCCGGGGCGGCGCAAAACCGGTGGCACCGGGCTCGTCCGTCCTCCTGCTGGTCTCGACGGGCAAACCCGGCGGAACCTGA
- a CDS encoding methyltransferase domain-containing protein has product MSTRPVGTATRGTTNPNRLRRMDRWIAAAHGRALRASGRPLAVDLGYGAAPWTTLELARRLRAEADPRCEVVGIEIDPERVAAAKPYEEAGLSFRHGGFEVPVEVPPTLIRAANVLRQYEEGEVAAVWARLCGRLAPDGLLVEGTCDEIGRRHVWVALGPEGPRTVTFAARLGSLDRPSDLAERLPKALIHRNVPGEPVHAFLRDFDRAWAAAAPYASLGARQRWIAAVGALGADWPLRDDRRRWRQGEVTVAWEALAPGGGG; this is encoded by the coding sequence ATGAGCACCCGTCCCGTCGGTACCGCCACCCGCGGGACGACCAATCCGAACCGGCTGCGCCGCATGGACCGCTGGATTGCGGCCGCGCACGGGCGCGCGCTGCGGGCGAGCGGGCGTCCGCTGGCCGTGGACCTCGGGTACGGCGCGGCTCCCTGGACCACCCTGGAACTCGCGCGGCGGCTGCGCGCCGAGGCCGATCCGCGCTGCGAGGTGGTCGGCATCGAGATCGACCCGGAGCGGGTGGCGGCGGCGAAACCGTACGAGGAGGCCGGGCTGAGCTTCCGGCACGGCGGTTTCGAGGTGCCGGTCGAGGTCCCGCCGACGCTGATCCGGGCGGCGAATGTGCTGCGGCAGTACGAGGAGGGGGAGGTCGCCGCCGTATGGGCGCGGCTGTGCGGGCGGCTGGCGCCGGACGGGCTGCTCGTGGAGGGGACGTGTGACGAGATCGGGCGGCGTCATGTGTGGGTGGCGCTGGGGCCCGAGGGGCCGCGTACGGTCACCTTCGCGGCCCGGCTCGGCTCCCTGGACCGCCCCTCCGACCTGGCGGAACGGCTGCCGAAGGCGCTGATCCACCGGAATGTGCCGGGTGAGCCGGTGCATGCGTTCCTGCGGGACTTCGACCGGGCGTGGGCGGCGGCCGCGCCGTACGCCTCGCTGGGGGCGCGTCAGCGGTGGATCGCGGCGGTGGGGGCGCTGGGGGCGGACTGGCCGCTGCGGGACGACCGGCGGCGGTGGCGGCAGGGCGAGGTCACGGTGGCCTGGGAGGCGCTGGCGCCCGGTGGAGGCGGCTGA
- a CDS encoding C40 family peptidase, producing MTRRHWAAAAIVLVCAVTLSAVPATTAFAAPGEPTPPVAPPLGTAGTAGTAGTAGTAAGSAGAVGSPVAGGKTLEQVRLEIEDLYHQAVSATDAYNLAEEQADRQSSEIVQLAKEAARAQQRIDDLKDAAGTAARAQYRTGGLPYEARFMLTDDPQLFLDNASRLAQGQKATKDLLRDLKQARSELDTYAQNAGTHWKSLEAQRQRMADAKKRVATKIAEAEKLEARLEKEERARLLLLEKQAAERAQTAWLQSGALKEVKGTVSAEGGKAVEFALAQVGLPYAWGAEGPKSYDCSGLTSKAWAAAGVTIPRTSQEQWRQLRRIDMKEMRAGDLIIYHADASHVGMYIGDGKIVHSPRPGRTVTVTGAGANKILGVVRPGA from the coding sequence GTGACGCGACGACACTGGGCCGCCGCCGCGATCGTTCTGGTCTGCGCGGTGACGCTGTCGGCGGTTCCGGCCACCACCGCCTTCGCGGCGCCGGGTGAGCCCACGCCTCCGGTGGCTCCACCCCTGGGGACGGCAGGGACGGCAGGGACGGCAGGGACGGCGGGCACGGCTGCCGGTTCGGCCGGTGCTGTCGGTTCGCCTGTTGCGGGCGGGAAGACGCTGGAGCAGGTCCGGCTGGAGATAGAGGACCTCTACCACCAGGCCGTATCCGCCACGGACGCGTACAACCTCGCGGAGGAGCAGGCCGATCGGCAGTCGTCGGAGATCGTGCAGCTGGCCAAGGAGGCCGCCCGCGCCCAGCAGCGCATCGACGATCTGAAGGACGCCGCGGGCACCGCCGCCCGCGCCCAGTACCGGACGGGCGGACTGCCGTACGAGGCGCGGTTCATGCTGACCGACGATCCCCAGCTCTTCCTCGACAACGCGAGCAGACTGGCCCAGGGGCAGAAGGCGACGAAGGACCTGCTGCGCGATCTGAAGCAGGCCCGGTCCGAACTGGACACCTACGCGCAGAACGCCGGCACCCACTGGAAGTCCCTGGAGGCCCAGCGCCAGCGCATGGCGGACGCCAAGAAGCGCGTCGCCACGAAGATCGCCGAGGCGGAGAAGCTGGAAGCCCGGCTGGAGAAGGAGGAGAGGGCCCGGCTGCTGCTCCTGGAGAAGCAGGCCGCGGAGCGGGCCCAGACCGCCTGGCTGCAGTCGGGCGCCCTGAAGGAGGTCAAGGGCACCGTCAGCGCCGAGGGCGGCAAGGCGGTGGAGTTCGCGCTTGCCCAGGTCGGGTTGCCGTACGCATGGGGTGCGGAGGGCCCGAAGTCGTACGACTGCTCGGGGCTGACGTCGAAGGCGTGGGCGGCGGCCGGCGTGACGATACCGCGCACCTCGCAGGAGCAGTGGCGGCAGTTGCGGCGGATCGACATGAAGGAGATGCGGGCGGGCGACCTGATCATCTACCACGCCGACGCGAGCCACGTCGGGATGTACATAGGCGACGGCAAGATAGTCCACTCCCCGCGCCCCGGCCGCACGGTCACCGTCACGGGTGCCGGAGCCAACAAGATCCTCGGAGTGGTCCGCCCCGGCGCCTGA
- a CDS encoding PP2C family protein-serine/threonine phosphatase, whose protein sequence is MAVPVPRQRNSSVTGAEADASAPAATSAAAAAEPTVGGAAAPAAEPAQLTLLVIEDDPTGTFTVPELTESGGGTATRVRIRTARNLTEAERLLTDDVHCVLLDLALPAGNAGAADGLGPLRHVLRLAPRHAVLALTTSGDTERAAEAVKLGAQDHLFRDELDGRLLSRTVRYAVERKRADTAQRKLAESKLRAQENARLERGLLPTPLLEGSELRFASRYRPGRSRALLGGDFYDTVRTPDGTVHAMIGDVCGHGPDEAALGVELRIAWRALTFAGLCGDELLSTLQRVLEHERESDEIFATLCTIDIAPDGRRAGLCLAGHPSPLFIRGGQAAQLLPHEGGGPALGLLPRARWPRHQIDLGGAWSLLLYTDGLIEGRTGPGEKQRLGQEGLQSMITRLLASGQEGEALLESAVVQARELNGGELTDDVAVLLLSRG, encoded by the coding sequence ATGGCCGTACCCGTACCGCGACAGAGGAACTCCTCCGTCACGGGAGCCGAAGCAGACGCCTCGGCGCCCGCAGCCACCAGCGCCGCCGCTGCCGCCGAACCCACGGTCGGCGGGGCCGCCGCTCCCGCCGCCGAGCCCGCGCAGCTCACGCTCCTGGTCATCGAGGACGACCCCACCGGGACGTTCACCGTCCCCGAGCTGACCGAGTCCGGTGGTGGCACGGCGACCCGGGTCCGGATCAGGACCGCCCGCAATCTGACCGAAGCGGAACGGCTCCTCACCGACGATGTGCACTGCGTCCTGCTCGACCTCGCCCTCCCCGCAGGCAACGCAGGCGCCGCGGACGGGCTGGGTCCGCTCCGGCACGTCCTGCGGCTCGCGCCCCGCCATGCCGTCCTCGCGCTGACCACCTCGGGCGATACCGAGCGCGCGGCCGAGGCGGTGAAGCTGGGCGCCCAGGACCATCTCTTCCGGGACGAGCTGGACGGGCGGCTCCTGAGCCGTACCGTGCGCTACGCGGTGGAGCGCAAGCGCGCCGACACCGCGCAGCGGAAGCTCGCCGAGTCCAAGCTGCGGGCCCAGGAGAACGCCCGGCTGGAGCGCGGGCTGCTGCCCACTCCCCTGCTGGAGGGGTCGGAGCTGCGGTTCGCCTCGCGCTATCGGCCCGGCCGCTCCCGGGCGCTGCTCGGCGGTGACTTCTACGACACGGTCCGCACCCCGGACGGCACGGTCCACGCCATGATCGGCGATGTCTGCGGTCACGGCCCGGACGAGGCGGCGCTCGGAGTGGAGCTGCGGATAGCCTGGCGCGCCCTGACCTTCGCGGGACTCTGCGGGGACGAGCTGCTCTCCACGCTCCAGCGGGTCCTGGAGCACGAGCGCGAGAGCGACGAGATCTTCGCAACGCTCTGCACGATCGACATCGCCCCGGACGGGCGCCGGGCGGGCCTCTGCCTGGCCGGGCACCCCTCGCCGCTGTTCATCCGCGGCGGCCAGGCGGCGCAGCTCCTGCCGCACGAGGGTGGCGGTCCCGCGCTCGGTCTGCTGCCGCGGGCCCGCTGGCCGCGCCACCAGATCGACCTGGGCGGGGCCTGGTCGCTGCTGCTCTACACGGACGGGCTGATCGAAGGCCGGACGGGACCGGGCGAGAAGCAGCGGCTGGGGCAGGAAGGCCTCCAGTCGATGATCACCCGTCTGCTGGCCTCGGGGCAGGAGGGCGAGGCGCTGCTGGAGTCGGCGGTCGTCCAGGCGCGCGAGCTGAACGGCGGCGAGCTGACGGACGATGTGGCGGTCCTGCTGCTGAGCCGCGGCTGA
- a CDS encoding DUF2516 family protein codes for MLRENFDFSLSLLLFLVFTVSSVAALLMAAFTREDAFRAADKQTKPFWLIILGITVLVNLLIPMLFLSLLGLVATIVFFVDVRPATRQVSGGGKRRGGSSSDGPYGPYNGGR; via the coding sequence ATGCTGCGTGAGAACTTCGACTTCTCGCTGTCGCTGCTCCTCTTCCTCGTCTTCACGGTCTCGTCCGTGGCGGCGCTGCTGATGGCCGCCTTCACCCGCGAGGACGCCTTCCGCGCCGCCGACAAGCAGACCAAGCCCTTCTGGCTGATCATCCTCGGTATCACGGTCCTGGTGAACCTGCTGATCCCGATGCTCTTCCTGTCCCTGCTCGGGCTGGTCGCGACGATCGTCTTCTTCGTGGACGTCCGCCCCGCGACCAGGCAGGTCAGCGGCGGCGGCAAGCGCCGCGGCGGCTCCAGCAGCGACGGTCCGTACGGCCCGTACAACGGCGGCCGGTAA
- a CDS encoding helix-turn-helix domain-containing protein: MASLNVGNLGEYLREQRRSAQLSLRQLADAAGVSNPYLSQIERGLRKPSAEVLQQVAKALRISAETLYVRAGILDERDREELETRAVIIADPSINERQKAVLLQIYESFRKENGYEVSDGFAAADPAATDASTGADVVRPPQDPEGPDGPREPRGAQKKPAEADADESRKGGRHGDSAAGTPQSSD; this comes from the coding sequence ATGGCATCGCTCAACGTCGGCAATCTCGGTGAGTACCTCCGCGAACAGCGGCGCAGTGCGCAGCTTTCGCTGCGGCAGCTCGCGGATGCCGCCGGGGTGTCCAATCCGTATCTCAGCCAGATCGAACGCGGGCTGCGCAAGCCGAGCGCGGAAGTGCTCCAGCAGGTCGCCAAGGCGCTGCGGATCTCCGCCGAGACGCTCTATGTGCGGGCCGGGATCCTCGACGAGCGGGACCGGGAGGAGCTGGAGACCCGGGCGGTCATCATCGCCGACCCCTCCATAAACGAGCGGCAGAAGGCCGTTCTGCTCCAGATCTACGAGTCCTTCCGCAAGGAGAACGGATACGAGGTCTCGGACGGCTTTGCTGCCGCGGACCCCGCCGCGACGGACGCCTCGACGGGCGCGGACGTCGTGCGGCCCCCGCAGGACCCCGAAGGGCCGGACGGCCCGCGGGAGCCGCGGGGCGCGCAGAAGAAGCCCGCCGAAGCCGATGCAGACGAGAGCCGGAAGGGCGGGCGGCACGGCGACAGCGCCGCCGGTACGCCCCAGAGCTCGGACTGA
- a CDS encoding alpha/beta fold hydrolase — protein MFNPADFPEPTLVPVNGVELEVFEAGPRKGGKPVVLCHGWPEHAYSWRHQIPALAAAGYHVIVPNQRGYGNSSRPAEVTDYDIEHLTGDLVALLDHYGYQDATFVGHDWGAMVVWGLTLLHPDRVNKVINLSLPYQERGPKPWVEVMEAALGGDFYFVHFNRQPGVADAVFDENTFRFLRNLYRKNVPPAEPRPGMALIDLARAETPLGDPVMSDSELAVFVSAFASTGFTGSVNWYRNLDRNWHVLAAADPIIRQPTLMIYGDRDVVRKSEKLAEFVPRVEVVNLDCGHWIQQEKPEETNRAMTTWLAQQDAGQ, from the coding sequence ATGTTCAATCCAGCCGATTTCCCCGAGCCCACCCTTGTTCCGGTCAACGGTGTGGAACTCGAAGTCTTCGAAGCGGGCCCCCGAAAGGGAGGAAAGCCCGTGGTGCTCTGTCACGGCTGGCCGGAGCACGCCTATTCCTGGCGCCACCAGATTCCCGCCCTTGCCGCAGCGGGCTACCACGTCATCGTCCCGAACCAGCGGGGTTACGGAAATTCGTCCCGGCCGGCCGAAGTGACGGACTACGACATCGAACACCTGACGGGCGATCTCGTCGCACTGCTCGACCACTACGGATACCAGGACGCCACCTTCGTCGGTCACGACTGGGGTGCCATGGTCGTCTGGGGGCTGACCCTGCTGCATCCGGACCGTGTGAACAAGGTGATCAACCTGAGCCTGCCCTACCAGGAGCGCGGCCCGAAGCCCTGGGTCGAGGTCATGGAAGCTGCGCTCGGCGGCGATTTCTACTTCGTCCACTTCAATCGGCAGCCGGGCGTCGCGGACGCCGTTTTCGACGAGAACACCTTCCGGTTCCTCCGCAATCTCTACCGGAAGAACGTACCCCCCGCCGAGCCTCGGCCGGGTATGGCCCTGATCGACCTCGCCAGGGCGGAAACACCACTCGGTGATCCCGTCATGAGCGACAGCGAACTGGCCGTTTTCGTCTCCGCCTTCGCATCGACGGGGTTTACGGGCAGTGTGAACTGGTACCGGAACCTCGACCGCAACTGGCACGTGCTGGCGGCCGCCGACCCGATTATCCGGCAGCCCACACTCATGATCTACGGCGACCGGGATGTGGTCCGGAAGTCCGAGAAACTCGCGGAGTTCGTGCCCCGGGTGGAGGTGGTCAACCTGGATTGCGGTCACTGGATCCAACAGGAGAAGCCGGAGGAAACGAACCGGGCGATGACCACCTGGCTGGCGCAGCAGGATGCCGGCCAGTGA
- a CDS encoding helix-turn-helix transcriptional regulator, which yields MRTDRLVAVLLLLQRREQVTAAEVARELEVSERTARRDLDALAMAGVPVYSVQGRGGGWRLVGGARTDLSGLTASEARALFLVAGPASAATPAVKAALRKLVQALPEPFRVQAEAAASSLVRDPQRWGSTRVEHPPPRFLDELQDAVIRGVRVRLGYVDREGAGTERTVHPLGIVAKGPSWYLVAGTAAGRRTFRIDRVSSVDPTGDPVVRPEGFDLAESWRAIADEVDRRRTPLEIRAVCVPHGLDVLRMAFGDRLEVGGATADGRIEVVIRGTNEYVGAGELAGLVEWLEVTGPPGVRDRLASIGRALVARYG from the coding sequence GTGCGAACCGACCGGCTGGTGGCCGTCCTCCTCCTGCTGCAGCGGCGCGAGCAGGTGACAGCGGCAGAGGTCGCCCGTGAGCTGGAGGTCTCCGAGCGCACGGCCCGCCGCGACCTCGACGCCCTGGCCATGGCCGGGGTGCCCGTGTACTCCGTGCAGGGCCGGGGCGGCGGCTGGCGGCTCGTGGGCGGCGCCCGTACCGACCTGTCCGGGCTGACCGCGAGTGAGGCCCGCGCCCTGTTCCTGGTCGCCGGCCCGGCCTCGGCTGCGACACCGGCCGTGAAGGCGGCTCTGCGCAAGCTCGTCCAAGCCCTGCCGGAGCCCTTCCGGGTGCAGGCCGAGGCGGCGGCTTCGTCGTTGGTCAGGGACCCGCAGCGATGGGGGTCGACCCGGGTCGAACACCCGCCGCCCCGCTTCCTCGACGAACTCCAGGACGCGGTGATCCGCGGCGTCCGGGTGCGCCTCGGCTACGTCGACCGCGAAGGCGCCGGGACCGAGAGGACCGTCCATCCGCTGGGCATTGTCGCCAAGGGTCCGTCCTGGTACCTCGTTGCCGGCACCGCGGCCGGCCGGCGGACCTTCCGTATCGACCGTGTGTCGTCCGTCGACCCGACCGGCGATCCCGTGGTCCGGCCCGAGGGCTTCGACCTTGCCGAGAGCTGGCGCGCGATCGCCGACGAGGTCGACCGCAGGCGAACGCCCCTCGAAATCCGGGCGGTCTGCGTGCCCCACGGGCTGGACGTGCTCCGGATGGCTTTCGGTGACCGGCTGGAGGTGGGAGGTGCCACGGCCGACGGCCGCATCGAGGTCGTGATCCGCGGCACCAACGAGTACGTCGGCGCCGGCGAGCTCGCCGGGCTGGTCGAATGGCTGGAGGTGACCGGCCCTCCCGGCGTACGGGACCGCTTGGCGTCGATCGGCAGGGCGCTCGTCGCGCGGTACGGCTGA
- a CDS encoding outer membrane protein assembly factor BamB family protein: MTPAPTVRRVLGGGPFAEIGEPALAVTDERSGTVAVGGDLGHIQWSGNGTADSGWTGHRIGVYEQDGLRCRTLVRSRYPVRSLAFHPALPLLAVGTGSYDGGYFFTGELLLIHLDSGEPVSALKYPREVLDVEWRSETALRLVLAPWDDWDNPRASEEGHTVVVTRSDWRAVGQGTIGSAELAVPAEPAVRQDHSAAARRFLADLATSAGRQWSVRRRVWAVEGTEDGRVLAALDGVLAESWLPSGDLQWAVEDEEGGRQLIPAPDGVSVWTNAERRGRLKPEGGREVSAPRTARISVDTGQVLETLNPGTFTVLVAAGRRTVLRRLDGRRELSQRLLMFDLDGPVKGPEAGPVNGPKVGHFDLFNHPFPVRRASRPYVLVGTVPDQPHRDKWVAALEADGTLRRLFPHSWVPEEHHYGGPAVEMGRSLVHAGAVHRHQGFPPGSAYVVRRSPDGSVEWQHRTDHQATALDTDGDTVYVAYNSGALTALDAGDGSVRWHTELKVDGAPTTALSLAVAPRGHLLIGTVDGRILECPTRP, translated from the coding sequence ATGACCCCTGCTCCGACAGTCCGACGCGTCCTCGGCGGCGGCCCGTTCGCCGAGATCGGAGAACCTGCTCTGGCCGTCACCGACGAGCGTTCGGGGACGGTCGCCGTGGGCGGGGACCTCGGGCATATCCAGTGGAGTGGCAATGGGACCGCGGACTCCGGATGGACGGGGCACCGGATCGGTGTCTATGAGCAGGACGGGCTGCGATGCCGGACCCTGGTGCGGTCCCGGTACCCCGTCCGGTCTCTCGCCTTCCACCCGGCCCTTCCCCTGTTGGCCGTTGGTACGGGGTCCTACGACGGCGGCTACTTCTTCACAGGCGAACTGCTGCTGATACACCTCGACTCCGGCGAACCGGTGTCCGCCCTGAAGTACCCGCGGGAGGTGCTCGATGTGGAATGGCGCAGCGAGACGGCACTCCGTCTGGTCCTGGCGCCGTGGGACGACTGGGACAACCCGCGGGCATCCGAGGAGGGCCATACGGTCGTTGTGACCCGCTCGGACTGGCGTGCCGTCGGTCAGGGGACGATCGGTTCCGCGGAGCTGGCCGTGCCCGCGGAACCGGCCGTCCGGCAGGACCACAGCGCGGCGGCCCGCCGGTTCCTCGCGGACCTCGCGACCTCGGCCGGCCGGCAGTGGTCCGTACGCCGGCGGGTGTGGGCCGTCGAAGGTACGGAGGACGGCCGCGTGCTGGCCGCTCTGGACGGGGTTCTGGCGGAGTCGTGGCTGCCGTCGGGAGACCTGCAGTGGGCGGTCGAGGACGAGGAGGGCGGTCGGCAGCTGATTCCGGCCCCCGACGGCGTATCGGTCTGGACCAACGCCGAACGCCGCGGTCGCCTCAAGCCGGAAGGCGGCCGGGAGGTGTCCGCACCCCGGACGGCCCGGATCTCCGTCGACACGGGGCAGGTGCTGGAGACCCTGAACCCCGGTACGTTCACGGTTCTCGTCGCGGCCGGCCGCAGGACGGTCCTCAGACGGTTGGACGGCCGCCGCGAGCTTTCGCAACGGCTGCTGATGTTCGACCTCGACGGTCCGGTGAAGGGTCCGGAGGCCGGTCCGGTGAACGGTCCGAAGGTCGGGCACTTCGACCTGTTCAACCACCCGTTCCCGGTCCGTCGCGCGAGCCGCCCGTACGTCCTGGTCGGCACCGTCCCGGACCAGCCGCACCGGGACAAGTGGGTCGCCGCCCTGGAAGCCGACGGGACGCTGCGACGGCTCTTCCCGCACTCCTGGGTACCGGAGGAGCATCACTACGGGGGGCCCGCGGTCGAAATGGGCCGGTCCCTGGTCCATGCCGGCGCCGTCCACCGTCATCAGGGGTTCCCACCCGGTAGCGCCTATGTCGTACGGCGATCCCCGGACGGCTCGGTCGAGTGGCAGCACCGCACCGATCATCAGGCCACCGCCCTCGACACCGACGGGGACACCGTCTACGTGGCCTACAACTCCGGCGCCCTGACGGCACTGGATGCCGGTGACGGCTCGGTGCGCTGGCATACCGAGCTGAAGGTCGACGGGGCACCGACCACGGCCCTGTCCCTTGCCGTGGCGCCCCGGGGGCACCTGCTCATCGGGACCGTCGACGGCCGGATCCTGGAGTGCCCGACTCGGCCGTGA
- a CDS encoding protein phosphatase 2C domain-containing protein, which produces MELLTIGAFAKASRLSPKALRLYDELGLLTPARVDPVTGYRLYAPEQLDQARLVAWLRRLGMPLARIRQVCALEGGPAAEEIRAFWARAEAETAARRDLAAFLVDHLSRKDPVMSPVTEPLGIRYAALSDPGLVRQSNQDTVYAGSRLLAVADGYGSGGAPASAAAVEALRSLEDGSIPAAGLLNALEDAVDRARQAVRGVSGVDPAPEDAGTTLTAMLWTGSQLALVHIGDSRVHLLRDGELFQITHDHTLVQSMVDEGRLRPEEAASHPQRSLLIRALGRGADSTPDMRLHDARRGDRYLLCSDGLSTVVPAEEIRRVLSEIAEPEQAVRELVALANGSGGPDNVSCVVADVLGCRP; this is translated from the coding sequence ATGGAGTTGCTGACCATCGGGGCGTTCGCGAAGGCGTCCCGGCTGTCACCGAAGGCGCTGCGTCTGTACGACGAACTCGGCCTGCTGACTCCCGCTCGCGTGGACCCGGTGACCGGCTACCGCCTCTACGCACCGGAACAACTGGATCAGGCCCGGCTGGTTGCCTGGCTCCGGCGGCTGGGGATGCCCCTCGCCCGCATCCGGCAGGTCTGTGCGCTGGAGGGCGGCCCGGCAGCCGAGGAGATCCGCGCGTTCTGGGCCCGGGCCGAAGCCGAGACCGCCGCACGGCGGGACCTGGCCGCCTTCCTCGTCGACCATCTCTCCCGAAAGGACCCCGTCATGTCCCCGGTCACCGAGCCCCTGGGCATCCGTTACGCCGCCCTTTCCGACCCCGGCCTGGTCCGGCAGAGCAACCAGGACACCGTCTACGCGGGGTCCCGGCTGCTCGCCGTCGCCGACGGCTACGGCAGCGGAGGTGCCCCCGCGAGCGCCGCCGCCGTCGAAGCGCTCAGAAGCCTCGAAGACGGCAGCATCCCGGCGGCCGGTCTCCTCAACGCCCTCGAAGACGCCGTCGACCGGGCCCGGCAGGCCGTGCGGGGCGTCTCCGGAGTCGACCCCGCTCCCGAAGACGCCGGGACCACGCTCACCGCGATGCTGTGGACCGGATCGCAGCTGGCCCTCGTCCATATCGGGGACTCCCGCGTCCACCTCCTGCGGGACGGGGAACTGTTCCAGATCACCCACGACCACACCCTGGTGCAGTCGATGGTCGACGAGGGGCGCCTTCGCCCGGAGGAGGCCGCCTCCCACCCCCAGCGGTCCCTGCTGATTCGCGCCCTGGGCCGGGGAGCGGACTCCACCCCCGATATGCGCCTGCACGACGCCCGGCGGGGAGACCGCTATCTGCTCTGCTCCGACGGCCTGTCCACCGTCGTGCCGGCCGAGGAGATCCGCCGGGTGCTCTCCGAAATCGCCGAGCCCGAGCAGGCGGTACGGGAACTCGTCGCCCTCGCCAACGGCTCCGGCGGCCCCGACAACGTCAGCTGTGTGGTTGCCGATGTCCTGGGGTGTCGGCCGTAG
- a CDS encoding helix-turn-helix transcriptional regulator — translation MSHVPLPDLVRLRRARDTMDRDYARPLDVPALARIALMSAGHFSRTFRAAYGETPYSYLMTRRIERAKVLLRRGDLSVTEVCMAVGCTSLGSFSSRFTELVGESPSAYRARDHSAGAAVPGCVAMVHSRPVRIREAGPGAGP, via the coding sequence ATGTCGCACGTGCCCCTGCCCGACCTCGTCCGGCTGCGCCGTGCCCGGGACACCATGGACCGCGACTACGCCCGGCCGCTGGACGTCCCGGCGCTGGCGCGGATCGCGCTGATGTCCGCCGGGCACTTCTCCCGCACGTTCCGCGCCGCCTACGGGGAGACCCCGTACAGCTACCTCATGACCCGCCGGATCGAACGGGCCAAGGTGCTGCTGCGGCGGGGCGACCTGTCCGTGACGGAGGTCTGTATGGCGGTCGGCTGTACGTCGCTGGGGTCGTTCAGCTCCCGCTTCACCGAGCTGGTCGGGGAGAGCCCGAGCGCCTATCGGGCCCGGGACCACAGCGCCGGCGCCGCCGTCCCCGGCTGTGTCGCCATGGTCCACAGCAGACCGGTCAGGATTCGAGAAGCGGGACCCGGCGCCGGTCCGTAG